The Levilactobacillus namurensis genomic interval AGCTGACCACCACTAAGAGTGGCGTTCAGGTCGGCGTATTCGCCACTAAGGCCCACCAACCTAAGGAACTCGACTTCGCGTTGGACATTGCCAAGCGCTCCATCGAATTCTACGAAGACTTCTACCAGACGCCTTACCCACTCCCACACTCCTGGCAACTGGCACTGCCAGACTTCTCTGCCGGTGCGATGGAGAACTGGGGCTTGGTCACTTACCGGGAAGCTTACTTACTCCTGGATGAGGACAACACGGCCTTAGACATGAAGCAACGGGTCGCTACGGTCATTGCCCACGAACTGGCGCACCAATGGTTCGGGGACTTAGTCACCATGAAGTGGTGGGACGACCTCTGGTTGAACGAAAGTTTCGCCAACATGATGGAATACGTAGCCATCGACGCCATCGAACCCGATTGGCACATCTGGGAGACCTTCCAGTCCTCTGACGTCTCAATGGCGTTACAACGGGACGCTACGGACGGGGTTCAATCCGTTCACGTTCAAGTTGAAGATCCAGCCGAAATCGATGCCATCTTCGACAGCGCCATCGTTTACGCCAAGGGTGCGCGGATGTTAGTCATGGCCCGGGCCTTAGTTGGTGACGACGCCTTACGTCAAGGGTTGAAGGCCTACTTCGAAGCCCACCAGTACAACAACGCCAAGGGGGCCGACTTATGGGCTGCCTTGGGTGACGCTTCTGGTAAGGACGTGGGGACCATCATGAACTCCTGGTTGGAACAACCGGGATATCCCGTAGTTTCCGCCAGCGTGGTTGATGGCCAGCTGACGTTGACGCAAAAGCAATTCTTCGTGGGTGAAGGTCAGGACCAAGGTCGTCTCTGGCAGATTCCGTTGAACAGCAACTACGATGCAGCGCCCGCCATTTTCAAGGACACGACGGTCACCTTAGGGGACTACGATACCTTGCGACAGGCAGCGGGCGAACCGTTTCGCGTGAATGTGGGGAACAACTCGCACTTTATCGTGAAGTACGACCAAACGCTGTTGAACGACATTCTCGACCACGTGGATGACTTGGATCCAATCAGTCAGTTACAGCTGTTACAAGACCTCCGCTTATTAGCCGATGGTCGGCAGATCAGTTACGCTGACGTGGTGCCATTGTTACCACGCTTTGCCAACAGCCACTCCACGCTGGTTGCCGTTGCCCTTTACCGGATTGCGGGGAACTTACGGAAGTTCGTGACGCCAGATTCCGCTGAGGAAAAGACGTTGCGCGCTTTCTACGACCAATTGAGCGCGGCTCAAGTGACCCGGTTAGGCTGGACCGCCCAAGCTGGCGAGTCCATGGACGACACCTTGACGCGGCCGTACATCCTGAGCGCGGCACTCTACGCACAAAATGCGCAGGCTATGGCCGACGCCCACCAGTTGTTTGAAGCAAACCAGGCGAACTTAGCCGGTCTATCCGCCGACGTCCGGGTCTTCGTTTTACGGAACGAAGTCAAGAACTACGGGAGTGCGGACCTGTTCAACCAGCTGTTAGACGCTTACCGGCAATCCGCCGATGCCAGCTACAAGGCGGACATCGCGGCAGCCATTACCAGCACCACGGACAGTGCCTTGATTGCTAAGCTGATTGAAGCCTTCGAAGACGCGGACACGGTTAAGCCCCAAGACTTACGGGCTTGGTACCGCGGCGTCTTAAGCAACGATGCTGGGGAACAAGCGGCCTGGGATTGGTTACGGAACGACTGGGACTGGCTGGAAAAGACGGTTGGTGGCGACATGGAATTCACCACTTACATTACGGTCACGACCGGCGTCTTCCACACGCCAGAACGCTTTGCTGAATTCAAGGCCTTCTTCGAGCCAAAGATCAACACGCCAGGTTTGACGCGTGAAATCAAGATGGACACCAAGGTGATCGACAGCCGGGTAGCCCTGATTGAAGCTGAAAAGGACGCCGTGAACGCAGCGGTGGCAAAAGTCACGAAGTAGATGAAATGAATTTGACGAAACGTGTGCCTTTAGGGGTGCACGTTTTTTTGTCATTTTTTACCGGTCAGGGGTTGCCTTAGACTCGCTCTAAGCTCGTACACTACGACTTGTACCTTAACTTAAAGGAGATCTTGAAATGAGCAAAGTAGTTGCGATTATGACCAACGATGTTGAAGATATCGAATACACGTCCCCTCACGACGCTATCGTGGGTGCCGGCCACACGGTCGACTTGGTGGAAGATACGGCGAACAAGTCCCTGCTGGGCAAGCACGGGACTAAGTACACCACCGACAAGGGGATTAATGACGTTTCGGCGGACGATTATGACGCCTTGTTGATTCCCGGTGGCTTCTCACCGGATCAGCTGCGGGCCGATGACCGGTACGTGAACCTGGTCAAGACCTTCCTGCTGGCTGACAAGCCGGTCTTTGCCATTTGCCACGGCCCACAATTGTTCATTCAAACGGGTCTGGTCAAGGGACGGACGTTGACCGCCTACACCACGGTGCGGCCAGACTTGTACTACGCAGGGGGCATCGTCAAGGATCAGGCCGTCGTGGTTGATCGGCACCTGGTGACTAGCCGGACGCCCGATGACTTGGACGACTTCAATCGTGAGATCTTGGCCCAATTAGCTTAAATCAAGTATAAAAAACGCCGGAGCATTATGCTTCGGCGTTTTTGGCGACATAGGGTGTTGGGGCGCAGGTCGTCATATCGGTTAAACGCTCACCATCGAGGGTGGCGTGACGTTTCGTTTCTAGGCAGGCTTCCGTGTGACGTAGATCGTTGATTTGTGCTTCCAAACGGTGCTTCGCCGCGTCTAACAGGTCGAGGTAGCCGGCCTGGGTCAGGTCACCAGTGATGATCTGATTGATTTCTTTAAGCGAGAGTCCCGCTTGCCGGTAGCATTGAATCCAGCGTAGCCGGTTGAGAGCGTCCTGATCGAATTCCCGAACGCCATTGGTATTGCGGGGAATGGTGAGGAGTCCCTTCTTTTCGTAAAAACGAATCGTGTAGGCACTAACGCCCGATGCGCTTGCGGCGGCTTTGATTTGCATGAAATGACCTCCTAACTTGACTGGTCGATACAGCTTATAAGTTTACGTTAATTGACGGCGAAAAGTCAACGGCCGCGGGTGGTTGCGGGTATGTCTAAATTTATAAGTTGCCTGGTTTGGTGGTACCGGATGGGTTTGCTAAACTAAAAACAATCATAGATTAGGGGATGACATCTTGCGGGAACGATTGCGACAGATTGGCAGCCAAGAACGGCACACGTATCGGGGAACCTTCGTCCGTTGTGGGTATAAGTGTTACGGGGAGCACTATCACCCAACCTTGTTGTTAAAGGATATTCGGGACGCCGCCCACCAACTTGTCACGGATCACCTCTGGTTCAATTACACGCTGGGCTTTTTACGGCTAGGGGAACTGCTTAAAGGCGATGAGGTCAACTTTATGGCTCGCGTGGCCACTTACGAAAAGGGACTTTGGATGCAACGGCAACAAGACGTGCATCTGTGTCGGCCGACCCGGGTCCAGCGGGTGGTCCCGAACGTGGAGCGGGCGAGTCTGCCGGTAGATGATCATCCAGCGCTTATCGGGTACATCATGTGTGCCAACGAGACCTTCTACAAGACCAACGGCCGGCCGTTCGTGTCCTTTTACGTGCAGGCCTTCCATCAGTGGCAACGTTAGAAATCGGTGGGGCAAGTCTGAGGGGACTAGACGTCACCGCCAGGAGTATGGTAGGTTGAAGGCAATGAAAGGGGGAGTGGTTGATGAATCGGTGGTTAAAAGTGAGTTTGTTGCTAGTCTTGAGCCTGTTACTGGGGCTTGGTGGGTGTGCCGCTGAGCAGACTGCTCCTCCCGCCCCCAAGCCCACGGTAAACCGAGCTCTGTACGGCCAACATGTCACCTTGACCGGGACTAGTAACACGCAGGACCTGGGCGGGATTCGGACGAAGAGCGGGCAAACCCTGAAGGCTCACCGATTGCTTCGGTCGGATCAATTGTCAGAGCTGACCCAGGCAGACAGACGCCGGCTGACCCAGAAGTATCAGGTCCGGGCGATTGCGGACTTGCGGTCGACGGCTGAGATTAAAGACAATCCGGATGTGCCCATCCCGCACGTTGCCTACCATCAAGATAGCGTGGTGACGGATAATTATAACGTGCGAACGACGCAGCAATTCTACCAGGGATTGGTGACCGATCGGGTGGCCTTACGGGGCTACTCGGCGTTCTTCGACCAACTGTTACAGCGTAAGACTGGGGCGACCGTCTTCCACTGCACTTACGGCAAGGACCGTACCGGCGTTGGTGCGGTGCTGGTCCTCTCGGCCTTGGGGGTCAGCCGGAAGACCATCCTGCAGAACTACCTGTATTCGAACCAGAACTTAGCGCAAGATGCCCACATTCAATTCAAGGGACAAGCTAACTTTGCTGGAAAATCTCGACGACGGGTCCACCATATCCGGCGCGTCAAGCGAGCTAACCTGGAAGCCGTGTACCAGCGAATCAATGCGCGGTATGGCTCCATGACCAACTTTTTGCGGCGCCTGGGGCTTACCCCGGCCAAGCAGAAGCAATTGCAACGGTTGTATTTAACCCAATAGCCCCAAGTTACCGGTTGCCCCTCAGGGGTGGCCGGTTTAATAATCTGCGGTGCAAGGGGAGAGATTGTGCTGTTTAGCACAAAAAAAGTTGCGGGTCACTAGGGGAGAATCAGGGGTGTTGAAAATTTACATTTTCTGTATAAAAGGGAGTTCTTGGAAACAAAACGATTATATTTATACAGGTTCGTGTAAATAGGTGAATGACAGCCACGTCTAAGGCGCTTACGCGAAAAACTTTCACAATAGAAATTGCATATACAGGTTTGCAATTTGTATATTTTCTGGCATAATAGCAGACAAGGACCCAACACGTTGGGTTTATTTTGAACGTCAGTATGTAAGCGCTTTATAAAAACAGTCAATCATTTAAGCGCTTGTGAATTTATTTTGAGAAGGTCCCGTTAGTCTTTCATCGGAATTCTATCGATGAAACTCACGGGAAATTGACCATTGACGCCTTTGATTTGAGCCTGAGAACACGAAAGGAAATCCATGATGAAAACGCTCGCCGCAGCAGATTCTGCACACCCTGACCCAGCTAGTACGCCCCATTCGAAGGGACTGGGGCTGACCGCCTTAGTCTCAACCGTCATTACCTCTTGTGTGGGTGGGGGGATTTTCGCCCTAGCTTCCGACCTTGCCATCGCGGCGTCGCCCGGACCAGCCCTGATTGCCTGGGGCCTGGTAGGGTTTGGGACATTAATGTTGGCTCTTTCCCTGAATAATCTGGTCCTGAA includes:
- a CDS encoding tyrosine-protein phosphatase, translated to MNRWLKVSLLLVLSLLLGLGGCAAEQTAPPAPKPTVNRALYGQHVTLTGTSNTQDLGGIRTKSGQTLKAHRLLRSDQLSELTQADRRRLTQKYQVRAIADLRSTAEIKDNPDVPIPHVAYHQDSVVTDNYNVRTTQQFYQGLVTDRVALRGYSAFFDQLLQRKTGATVFHCTYGKDRTGVGAVLVLSALGVSRKTILQNYLYSNQNLAQDAHIQFKGQANFAGKSRRRVHHIRRVKRANLEAVYQRINARYGSMTNFLRRLGLTPAKQKQLQRLYLTQ
- a CDS encoding type 1 glutamine amidotransferase domain-containing protein translates to MSKVVAIMTNDVEDIEYTSPHDAIVGAGHTVDLVEDTANKSLLGKHGTKYTTDKGINDVSADDYDALLIPGGFSPDQLRADDRYVNLVKTFLLADKPVFAICHGPQLFIQTGLVKGRTLTAYTTVRPDLYYAGGIVKDQAVVVDRHLVTSRTPDDLDDFNREILAQLA
- a CDS encoding M1 family metallopeptidase; its protein translation is MTEPKHFYQTFQPTHYNVFIDINRATKQISGTSTITGDAKEATISVHEKYMTISSVKADGADVPFTLDDKAEGIHIDLGHTGKTTVEIAYTAPLTDSMMGIYPSYYEVDGVKKQIIGTQFETTAARQAFPCVDEPEAKATFDLAIKYDEQPGETILSNMPEIKTENGVHYFDTTKKMSSYLIAFAFGDLQKKLTTTKSGVQVGVFATKAHQPKELDFALDIAKRSIEFYEDFYQTPYPLPHSWQLALPDFSAGAMENWGLVTYREAYLLLDEDNTALDMKQRVATVIAHELAHQWFGDLVTMKWWDDLWLNESFANMMEYVAIDAIEPDWHIWETFQSSDVSMALQRDATDGVQSVHVQVEDPAEIDAIFDSAIVYAKGARMLVMARALVGDDALRQGLKAYFEAHQYNNAKGADLWAALGDASGKDVGTIMNSWLEQPGYPVVSASVVDGQLTLTQKQFFVGEGQDQGRLWQIPLNSNYDAAPAIFKDTTVTLGDYDTLRQAAGEPFRVNVGNNSHFIVKYDQTLLNDILDHVDDLDPISQLQLLQDLRLLADGRQISYADVVPLLPRFANSHSTLVAVALYRIAGNLRKFVTPDSAEEKTLRAFYDQLSAAQVTRLGWTAQAGESMDDTLTRPYILSAALYAQNAQAMADAHQLFEANQANLAGLSADVRVFVLRNEVKNYGSADLFNQLLDAYRQSADASYKADIAAAITSTTDSALIAKLIEAFEDADTVKPQDLRAWYRGVLSNDAGEQAAWDWLRNDWDWLEKTVGGDMEFTTYITVTTGVFHTPERFAEFKAFFEPKINTPGLTREIKMDTKVIDSRVALIEAEKDAVNAAVAKVTK
- a CDS encoding MerR family transcriptional regulator; translation: MQIKAAASASGVSAYTIRFYEKKGLLTIPRNTNGVREFDQDALNRLRWIQCYRQAGLSLKEINQIITGDLTQAGYLDLLDAAKHRLEAQINDLRHTEACLETKRHATLDGERLTDMTTCAPTPYVAKNAEA